Within the Medicago truncatula cultivar Jemalong A17 chromosome 4, MtrunA17r5.0-ANR, whole genome shotgun sequence genome, the region gaaaaaaaaaatatagaagtaATTTTTAGATTTAACCTTTGAGATTATGAAAGTCCAGATATATAATATGAATGTGGATACGATACACTATGGATACACGAATAGACAAAATTTATAAAACTTAGGATACGATATAGCTAAGATactttaacaaaaaatttatactatAAAACTTATAtacttgaaggaaaaaaaacattgattactCTTCATCATTATATAATCATAAAAGTCACAATTTGCTCTctctttgtgtgtgtgtgtgtgtgtgtatatatatatatatcattgccttcatccacaaaaaaaaaaaaaaaaaaaaaaattaatcggTTAATCGAAAAACATTTATAATCATATACAACTCCATTGAAATTTCACAATATAAtctcactttttttctttctagaataCGTATGTGTTAaagtattttataaatatatgtgtGTCTGTCGAATATCATATAAGTatccaataaaatatatattttacattaaaataattaattatgataaTCCATAAATGCATATACACGAGTATCTGCGAAGTATAGATATTTGATATGTATATGATATCGATACGAATATGTCTCCATATTTAAAGTGTCAAAGCTTCTAGGatactatttttttcaattatctACTTCTCTTACACAAATGTTGGAAGAATATAATTGACATGTAATGTCTTGGACAAAACTGATTAGATTGACATGTAACAGAATTGATTCAGCATAAAACATACCCTTATGCTGATTCAAATATTagaattgtaacaaaaataaagaaaagacaTAGTCCGCAACGACTCCATGATTTTCGGCCTATCTCTTTAGTGGGATGTTTGTATAAGGTGTTAGTTAAAGTTTTCGCTAATCGTCTCCGTTTAGTAGTGGGTAATGTGGTGTCAGAGTCACAGTCGGCTTTTATTCAGGGGAAACAGATTTTTGACGGTATTTTGATAGCTAATGAAGTGGTAGATGAAGCTAAACGGATGAACAaagaatttttgttgtttaaagTTGACTTCGAAAAGGCGTATGATTTAGTCGATCTGAGGTATCTGGACATGGTAATATAGAATATGAATTTTCCGAGACTCTGGCGGAAGTGGATTTATGAATGTGTCGGGACAGCAACAACATCAGTTTTGATAAATAGTAGTCCGACGAATGAGTTTCCTAAAAGGATATATGGGGAAACAGTTGTCATGGATATGGCAATCGCAATATCAAAGGAGACTATGTTGGACTGAATTACGTCGGAGTTACGAGAACGAGTTAAGTATATAGTATGAATATGAAACCTGAACGCTGACCAagtgcttttttattttttgaaaggcCTAACCAAATGTGtcttaaataaatagtttttgtttcttAGAATAAGAAATAGCTTTTGTGTTAGGTTTTGAGAACTTTATGCAAATATTGTCAACAAAAATAtggaaatatttttaattaagatgcataatatatttaagggttaaataagtaaatagtcgttctaaatataccaacatttgattttagtcctcataaaatatattttaggctTTTGGTCCATctaaaatttttcatttatgaaattaGTCTCTACTCTAGTGTAATACTCAATGTAGAGCAGTGACtaatttcataaatgaaaaattttagagggaccgaaaacctaaaaaatattttatagagactaaaatcaaatgttggtatatttagggagactatttacttatttaaccctatatatttaataattgcACTAATGTCATGAGCTGGAAGCTAGGATTTGAATTTTTGTAATGATATggttattgaaaaaaatatatacaccctccggtcactattataagcaaaattccactttttagattcattcaataaatgatgtatgtggtctatttaatggaccacatacatcatttattgaatgaatctaaaaaatagatttttgcttataatagtgaccggagggtgtatttGATAGCTCAGCTAGTGTATGTCGTGCTAGtaatttgtctatttttttgaatgattgCAAATTATTGCGTGTTTCTCAAATCCAAACCCCCTTTtttagagcaatgatatttgtacatccatttaatgacaactttgttttcctctcttttgattggtcaaaaacaatgaagagagaaaaaggaagagagagaggataataacatcatgtgagtatgagagaaaaagttgtcaaaaaattgtagtaaaatggttgtacaaatatcatttctcttttttttaacgtaaaatgaattatattaacaataCAAAGTGTTTCTCGTATCACAAGATGTATTAAAGAGAAACACCAGAGTCTTACAAAAAGAAAGAGTGTTGTTAGCCAGCCCTCAAATCCAACCCTTAATCACCAATCATAGATGACACAGGGACATGTCGATTAACATTCTTCGACAAAAACTAACGAGTTGGACAAATTTGGCAGAAAGAAGTAacgttaagggaccaaaacgtataacaaatattaattatataaccaaaatgaaactaataaataagttaagggacaacGGCGAAGCTAGTAAAAAGTTTACGTAGAGGCcagctataatttttttttgaaccagtatattaaatttaaagataaagtATGTTTTTTGTCTCATAGATTATACTTTTTAAAGTTTAGTCCTTATAGacattttatgcaattttttaaaatttcacaaaaaaaaatgttttagtcttgcatttaatttctataaccaaaaattaaacaaattttatgaaCTTAACTCAAAAATCACAAGTattgtagagactaaaaacaaatgTAACTTGTAAATTAACCAATACAAGACAAAAATCACAATGATTTTTACTTAAATGAAATGTAAATTAAAGCAATAACAAAGGATAAAAATTGACAATAGTTATTAGAAAAGTTGGACAAAATGTATTTCaagaaatcaattttttccaTAATTGAGCGATTATAGATTAATAATGTATTTTTCAATGTAAACTAATAGGTTATTTGCAATAAACTCATTgtccatttaatttatttatgaatattgtcttgataatttttattgttgaaaaagtTTTATCTATAATTGTTATTGAAACTGAAAGTATCAAAccaatataataaaatctatCAATcatgtagtaatatttttactttcttattTATCCTAATTTTAGACAACTGAACTTGTTTGAGGTAGCTCAATGTTTATTATTTGGGATAGCTGGATAAAAATACTTACCGACCGAttgaagaataattttttttttgggtagccAAAGCTCCTCCAACATGCAAGGAACCGCCCCTGTTAAGGGAccatagttaagggaccaaataaattaatttgctaaaaaaaattattgacaaaaattaacttggtaatattttaaacaattagAGCATCCACAACATAACACCTAATTTTAAGTGTTCAAATGGGTCCTCTATGTCCACCTCACCTATTTCATTGTAGTACTAAATAAACATCAATTTTCTCCAACccaactctttaaaaaaattactaaacaaaatccattaataattttatatttcaacaaaatttatttattgtacTAGGATTTATTAATAGAgtcctaaaaaaaatgaagaaatgggTACTTCCGTAGCCATCATTTTCCTGTTTTGAATACTCTccattgacttttttttttaaaaaaattcttaagtgaaatctcaaccatcaaacatgagagagaataagagttaaattataaaaaaaaaacgattgaTTTGTTTTAATAGTGGAGATTGAAAATGGAGGAAAGTTGAGAAAAATTCAATTGAGAAAATCCAAATATCCATTCTCTCCCTAGGTACCCGAGTTCTCTACATCAAAATGAGAgtgtataataattaatattatgctAAAATGGTGGAATGTCCAGCATTGTGAATGACCTTATATTCATAATAACATGGATTGGATAAGATATGCGATTGCTTCTGAATTATAACAGACGTGTAACACTACccattattttttgtcaaataatattGTGGCTAAAATTCTATCTTTATAGTAGCATGTGTTGGATTGAAgatttaagagagaaaaaaagtaactaaAGAAAGTGCgattgaaagagagagaataactaaaaaaagtgtgattatttatcatgttatttgtatttttttaaaacattttataaggtttgtaatttaaaaataaaaaataaacactcATCTCCTAAACCATACATCTAAACACAcaattaaagtgaataagtaaaaattcaaaattcaagttTCGAACTTCAATCTTTGCCTATATAATGTAATATTTCTACCAATATTCACTATAAGACACTGCCCATGTTTTActctaaattatattataatgaaAATACTAACAAGTGTATTGCATTTAatgtatttgttaaaaaattaaatatagcaaaaatataatttgtgtaatcaactttttaaaagtgtttaggtcttcctaaaaaaaaagtgtaaaggtagtttttttaagggttaaatatgttttaagtCCCTACATTTTGCGTGATTTTCAAGAATAGTCCTtatatttcaataaatgtttttaaaatccctacatttttacTCCGTTAGTACAATTGGTCCTTACCGTCTATTTTCAATGACTAGGCTAACGGAAGATGCCACCTAGACGCCACTAGGATGCCACATGGCCTCATTAATGATATGTCATGCCACATTTTAAAATCCCAAtttaacttgtcaaaaaaagaaaatcctaatttaaattatcaattaaaatcttaatattttttatttatcaaccACACTTAaacaatcaaaaataaaaacaatcccTTTTCTTCTCGTTCTTGTTCCAGGATTTCTCTACAAACACCACACCACCCAGCATCATCGTCATCTTCATCTCtcttccattattttttttcttcagtttttcaaaaattagaGATTTGAAATTCCTTCTTCATCACGGAACAACCTCTTGACTTCATTCCCTTTTTCACTCTTGTCACTGTAAGCGTGATCGAAACTCCCATCCTCTGCGTCTTCAACCCTTACGATGTCGATGTCGCAGCTATCACGACTTCACCATACCGTCGCCGTCGTTGATGGTCAGATCCGACACCATTGCTATAGCAAACACCCAAAACaaagttgatgattttttagATCTAGCTTTGTCTGATTTTGTTTGTTGAGGTTACGACGGCTACAATGGAGATTCTTACATGTTGCAGTTGATTTAGATTAGATTTAAGGAATCTGTTGGTACTACGTTTGAAGTTTTTTGTAAGATCTTACTATTGTTGTAAATTGCATTGAATGATGCCTTCAGACATTGTTCAATCAACAAATTTTATCCAGTAAAAATTTTAGCTATGAGTCTTAGGAATCATTTGCGTTACATTGGGATTCCGTGCTTAAAACTTGTGGTTGATTTCTTTTACAGTTaaattggattttatttttagacATGGTTTGTTTTGTTGGTGTACTGTTGGTTCTCTTGTTGATGCtatgttttgttgatatttgAGGGGAAGGTTTCAATCTATAATGATGAAGATGGTGGTGGGAATTAAGTTATTTTTGGTAGAATGAATTTCTGAAATTAGGCTTGGGATGCaacatgataatttttttttttaaggaaaaatgtttttttattaataataactgaaattttaattaatttaattataatatttataccGATGACACCTGTGTCCACACAAGATGCCACTCAAAAAATACGGGGCCCACAATATGCCACATCAACATTTTGTTAGCCTAGTCATCGAAAATAGACGGTAAGGACAAATTgtactaacaaaataaaaatgtagggattttaaaaatatttattaaaatgtagGGATTATTCTTCAAAGTCACGCAAaatatagggattaaaaacatatttaaccctttttttaatacaaaattcactgtttatttattataaaaagctttttatttttatttttgtgatctTGTAAAAAGGCCGTATGTAATGTATGGCGAGGGTGGTTAGTTGATAGAGAGTGACGCGGAACACAAAAAAGGAAAGGGAAAGTTGCATAAGTCATGAGGCGCAATAAAAGATCCATTGAGAGGTTCTATTCTATATTTCACATCTACAGTTCCCACTTTTGTGTACACTAAACAAACAGATAGAAAGCATCGATTGGGCGCGCGCGTAAAGTACATAACCACCGCAGTTtcatgtataaataaataatacccGCCTACCTCATTCAGAAAATGGCATTCCTTCGTAATACTATTTCTCGTTCCCTTCTTCATTCTCCTCTATCGCAGGCCATTCTTCTCCCTTCATCTTCTGCACTTCAACAAGGTCTTTTTCTATTcatcatttcttttttatattattttattgcatTCTACctgtttgtttattttcttctgtGAATAACTCGTTTCTAGATTTTGCGGGGAATCACTCAACTTATTACTGTTTCATTTTAGGGATTTCTGGAAGCTCTCGAAGCTATGGCAGTTATGAATCTTCTGACAAATGTATCTTGGAGGATGAAGAGATAGCAAGACTTCGTAACCAATTCGAATCTGCTAAACACAGTTTTCTCAACATTCCTGATGCACTCAAAGAAATGCCTAAAATGAATCCTAAAGGTTACTCAATTGCTTCGGCGTGTTATTTTCTATTCAATTAAATTGAATGAGTGTTTGCATGCATGCTTTGTTCTATTGTTTGTGAATGTTGATGTATTTTCTTCTATCTGTGTATTGAATTAGGCATTTATGTGAATAAGAACTTGAGATTAGACAGATTGCAAGTCTATGGTTTCGATTACGATTACACATTAGCACATTACTCCGATCATTTGCAGACTTTGATATATGACCTTGCCAAGGAGTATATGGTTAACGAGGTTAGCTTCGACTAACTCACTCTTgcggtttctttttctttttctttcaatttttcgtTTCTATCCTTACTCTTCTTGTTGCTTTTTTCAGCTTAGGTATCCAGACATTTGCATGAGTTTTAAATATGATCCATCTTTCCCTATTAGAGGTCTATACTATGATAAGTCAAGAGGATGCCTCATGAAGCTGGATTTCTTTGGTTCAATTGAGCCTGATGGATGCTACTTTGGTAGACGCAGGGTATTGGACATTTCttcctttatttatttgcaGCATTATTTTGGCTTATGTTGTCaccttgattttgtttttaacctTTTTATGTATTGTGTCCTGTATTGGAGTCTTAAACATTGCATGATTAggataatttatttcacaagcttCCATAAGCATAGTTTGTATTTTGCAGCAAAAATGAAATATGTCAAATGATTTTTGCTAAAATTCATCCCTTCCAAATTTTACAGCTGAGCCAAAGTGAAATAATTGAGGCATATGGTACGCGACACATTGGTCGTGATCAAGCTCGATCACTGGTTGGTTTGATGGATTTCTTCTGCTTTAGTGAGGTATGTTCCTTGTCATTCTAATAATTAGTCTAATAATAATTGTCTAGTACATGACTAGAGCACTTTTGGTAGTGTTGACTATTGAAGCTTTGCCTCGGTAACAGCGAGTCTTGTACTTATCTTCACATGTCACAGAAGCTTATGTTAGATAACCAAGTATCAGAGGAAAATTAAGCATGCTAGGCTGGTCTCCTTTTCtttaattatagttatattatattatgtgtAACAGTCGTGTGTTTTATGTATTGTAATAACTATGGAAATTATGGAAGGCGTGGGGGATGGCGGGGGGCTCTCGAATCTTAGCAGGAAAACATCCTTGTATCTACATTATCCTTATTCTCTGAAACTTGGGCCGGGTTCGCCTGCTTTAACTGCTTCACGCAGAACGCGATCTCGGCCGTTAGAAACTGATCTTACGATTCTGATTTGTTCCTTACAGTTTGAACAATGTCACAAAGTTTCAATCTCAACCGTTATTTTTTGATCGGACGGTCGGCAGCGGTTACTGTGTTGATGCAGTAACTGCGTGAAATCCGTTTCCCTGAAACTTCCATGATGTATTTGCATGTGATTCTTGAAATAAACGTGCAGCCCTCTGTTTGGCATACTGTCACAGGGAGTTTGTTTTCATTCTATCCTATTTTTCCTATCTCTTGATTATACTACATTAGATACCAGTCCTAAAAGATTATCATTCTTCAGAGTACGTGCATCAAAAAACTACATAGACAAATGATTGACTTCCATTGACACAGCATCTTCAAATTTCAACCAAAAAGGCTTCGCCTAATCCCAATCTCAACCGTTATTTTTTGATCGGACGGTCGGCAGCGGTTACTGTGTTGATGCAGTAACTGCGTGAAATCCGTTTCCCTGAAACTTCCATGATGTATTTGCATGTGATTCTTGAAATAAACGTGCAGCCCTCTGTTTGGCATACTGTCACAGGGAGTTTGTTTTCATTCTATCCTATTTTTCCTATCTCTTGATTATACTACATTAGATACCAGTCCTAAAAGATTATCATTCTTCAGAGTACGTGCATCAAAAAACTATATAGACAAATGATTGACTTCCATTGACACAACATCAAATTTCAACCAAAAAGGCTTCGCCTAATCCCAATACATCAGAAGAAACGGGCATAAGATGTGGAGCACAATTAGATATCTGTTTACTACTTTCTTGTAAGAGATAAGGTATAGCTCCGGGAATCGTGATTATACCATCTTAGTTAATGAAGAGCAGTGCTTATATATCGAATGTAAAATGAACATAAAGTTAACTAGAATTGGATAAAACTTGTTCTTTTAAGGCCCATGTATATGTGCTTATTTtgaaggaaagaaaagaaaaacttaaatgaTCCTAAAAACTAGTTACAACCGATTAAACTAAGGATCCATATTTTGATCAAGCCTATATTAGAGGAACTTAGCGTTAATCTCAGTTAAAACTATGCTGCCAATTTCATTTTCCAACTCCATTATAGCCTATCAACTTACGAATTCTCTTTCTGCCATAAAATCTTAGATCGAGGGCCAATTGTTTACGGTTTTACTTTGTAGGCATGCCTCCTTGCAGATATAGTGCAGTACTTCGTGGATGCTAAGCTAGAATTTGATGCTTCCTACATTTATGAAGATGTTATTCGTGCAATTGATCATGTCCACCGAAGTGGCCTGGTTCATAGAGGAATTCTCTCTGATCCACATAGGTACTTGGTGAAAAATGTAAGTTCAAAACATTTTACACATTTTGATTATCTGTAAATGAATGTGTTCAACATATTCTGCAATAAGTGGTATACAACATGCTCAAACAATCTATTTCAGGATCTAGTATCTTAATTCAGtttgaatattatatttttgtatctATCTATTATCAAGGTAGACATTGTTTTGTTGTGTCAAATTGTGTTATTTTATCCTTTGGTTGAGAGTTTGTAATTGTTATTTACCTGTCTGTGAATATTTCAGGGAaagattttatgttttctcaaGATGCTAAAGGAGAAGGGAAAGAAgctttttttgttgacaaattcTCCTTATTACTTTGTTGATGGTGGGATGCGTTTTATGTTAGAGGTATTTGATTGCATGTAATCATATCCACACTTTTGTATGTATCATGGAATGTTTTCTTTAGCCTTCACTGCATCTGTTAGAgtttaataactttttcttaacTTGGGAAGTAGTCTTCCACAGTCTTTGTATTTGTGGCATGTAAATCAATTTTGAGCCAGACAGAGCTCCAACTCTACTTTAGCTTTTATCCTGTTTTAACTTTCAAATTGTTCTTCAAAGAGTGCTATAGAGTATATATGGAATACTGAATgcaattaattataaataatgagGAAATTTACATCCAGATGATGGCAGGCTCTAACTAGAGATTCTATTAGACGTTGCTTTCATTTTTCTAGCTGATTACTTAGTGTGGACTGTTTCATCTTAGCAACTAGTGTCTAGTAGAGATGCATATCCAACATTATCAGAAAATTCTGGAGATTACAGACTTCATGGTCTTGTTCTTTATTGTAAGACATGTATCTATAGACCTTAAACTCGTGCAGGCATGCCTAGTTTCTTTATATGACTTGACTTAAATTGTTTCACTTATAATTGTTATCTGATTTTGGAGTGAATTTGTGCTTTCTTAGTATTTTTCCTATCGTTTTTTTATCAACGAGGAGattaaatttcatcaaaacatagcctgaaaaaatattttaaaagggTGGGATAGCTACATTCTTGAGTTATGTGAACTGCACTTCCTCAGATGGTTAACACCGACACTTGGTTGTCAGGAcctatgaagcaccgacactCCTAAGTTTAGGTGTGTCGACATGTCCGACACACATCTGACACCTTACCTGTACGACATCCGGACGACACTTGTCAGATGCCTCACACAAGTATCCCCCAAAAAACTTTGTTCTTCCTTTCGACACACGTCCAGCACTAATTGGACACTCCTCCAAAAAGCTAGAGAGATGAAGACatctatattttgataaaaaaagaaagaaacaaaaagttaGGCATTTGAAAAGTTTTCATGTCTACCTTCGAAACGATTTAATTTTCTACtgtcttcatttttctttccaattttcCTCCTATTTCATTTGTTATggtcttcatcttcattctGTCTTGGTGGTCATCATGATTCTCAATTTAGATATTTGATAATCGATACTCATTTTATGtaatgtgtgtgtttgtgtgtgtgtgtgttattttatgTCATATTTAGGACGTAAGCAGTGTCAATGTGTCGTGTCCAGTGTCCGTGTCAATCTTCATGCTTCAAAGGTCACGTCTCTTTTAATTGTTTGGTTGGAAGTTCTGCACTTGGTTttgaatgtaatttttaatattttgtttttgtttttccccTTTTGTATCAGGTCATTATTTCCTTCAGTTTACtctttaatgttttttatttattaggaTTCTCTGGACAGTAGTGACTCCTGGACAGATCTGTTTGATGTTGTGATTGCCCAGGCCAATAAACCGCAGTTTTATACATCTGAGCATCCATTCCGGTTTGTAGCCAATACATACCATGTGATATGATGcttgtttatattttgtaacATAGTTCTTCTATAATTTAGATCACATCGTTCTTTACTCGTATCCTTTATCATAAATCTTAAATTATTTGGAATGGTTCCGATATCATTGGCTATTCTGTGCAGTTTATATGATACAGAGAAGGACAACTTAACTTTTACTAAGGTTGATGAATTTCttccaaataaaatttattatcatGGATGCCTCAAATCCTTTCTCCAAATAACCAAGTGGAAAGGCCCAGAGGTATGctttatttaatgttttataAGCCATACTTCACAATATTTCTTCTATTTACTTCAATTTGACAATATACGTTAATTGCAAAGCAAATGCATATTATAGCATTAAGTTTATTTCATACAGAGGCCACAGAATGCTAAAATTCACATCTTCTATTAGGTGATATATTTTGGAGATCACCTTTTTAGCGACTTGAGAGGGCCCTCAAAGGCAGGCTGGCGCACAGCTGCAATCATTCATGAATTAGAGGTATGCATGCTATCTAATCCATTTATATGTAGATTTTTTACATTGCTAATCATTATCTATCATAAGTCTGGTTCTTCTACATGTTGATGAGTATCATTAGTTAGCATTCCTTCTTCACGAGTTTCATATAACTCTGGTAAACATGCTAATACTCTACTATAACTTGTTTCCTGTCTGCAAGTATATGCCTATATTTAGACATTTTACATCGTCAACCCGAAGAAGGGTGAACTCATTCATGATATGTTATAGCCAACTTTATCTTTCATTTGCTGGAACGTAATCCCATGACTTGAAGTTTTGATGTCCTAGACACACGTAATTGTTAAAATGTCAATAGGAATCTTAAAGGTTATGCAATGGTAAGATAGTTATGTTTGGGAATTTcatttaagaagttaaattttACTTGATGAATGTTTTCTTGAAGTTAAAGGGGGAGCCTTGGCGCAACGataagttgttgtcatgtgactgaaatGTCACGGATTCAAGTCCTGgaaaacagcctcttgtgtaaaaacagggtaaggctgcgtacaatacaccaaaatggtgggaccccttccccggaccctgcatatgcgggagctttagtgcaccgggctgccctttttaatgtttcattgaGGTACTGATGCGTGTAGAACTGTTGTCATTGTCAACACCTGAAACATTGACATATTATTTCTTCAACAATGCAGACTGAAATACAGAAGCA harbors:
- the LOC25494279 gene encoding 5'-nucleotidase domain-containing protein DDB_G0275467; protein product: MAFLRNTISRSLLHSPLSQAILLPSSSALQQGISGSSRSYGSYESSDKCILEDEEIARLRNQFESAKHSFLNIPDALKEMPKMNPKGIYVNKNLRLDRLQVYGFDYDYTLAHYSDHLQTLIYDLAKEYMVNELRYPDICMSFKYDPSFPIRGLYYDKSRGCLMKLDFFGSIEPDGCYFGRRRLSQSEIIEAYGTRHIGRDQARSLVGLMDFFCFSEACLLADIVQYFVDAKLEFDASYIYEDVIRAIDHVHRSGLVHRGILSDPHRYLVKNGKILCFLKMLKEKGKKLFLLTNSPYYFVDGGMRFMLEDSLDSSDSWTDLFDVVIAQANKPQFYTSEHPFRLYDTEKDNLTFTKVDEFLPNKIYYHGCLKSFLQITKWKGPEVIYFGDHLFSDLRGPSKAGWRTAAIIHELETEIQKQNEDTYRTEQAKFHIIQELLGKLHATAANSVRTVACKSLLEELNEERQKARIKMKMMFNESFGATFLTSTGQESAFAYNIHQYADVYTSKPENFLLHSPEAWLHVPFDVKIMPHHVKIPSSLFKTG